The following are from one region of the Nitrospirota bacterium genome:
- the ccsB gene encoding c-type cytochrome biogenesis protein CcsB, translating into METNVLLFELALTFYFIATISGIIEIFRGKKNTSKVTLYLSMAGFAFHTANIAIRYVEGGHVPVTNMHEATSFFSWCVLVLFFFHEFKYKLGLLSSFIMPIVFLLMFSASIFPREIKALSPVLQSYWFGIHVVFAFLGDASFAMACGIGIMYLIQERNVKSKHLSMLFQKLPSLQTLDEINYHLVTLGFPLLTLSMITGVIWANSAWGTYWRWDPKEVWSLITWLVYALVLHLRLTSGWRGKKAAILSIIGFAIVIFAFFGVSIILKGRHVFM; encoded by the coding sequence ATAGAGACAAATGTACTTCTTTTTGAATTAGCGCTTACGTTTTATTTCATCGCAACCATTTCAGGCATTATCGAGATTTTCAGAGGGAAGAAAAACACATCGAAGGTAACGCTTTATCTCTCAATGGCCGGTTTCGCCTTTCACACGGCAAACATTGCCATTAGATATGTTGAAGGCGGACATGTCCCGGTGACCAACATGCACGAGGCGACCTCCTTTTTCTCGTGGTGCGTGCTGGTGCTGTTCTTTTTTCACGAATTCAAGTACAAACTCGGGCTCCTCAGCTCTTTTATTATGCCCATTGTATTTCTACTTATGTTTTCAGCGTCGATCTTTCCAAGGGAAATAAAGGCGTTGAGCCCTGTGCTTCAGAGCTACTGGTTCGGTATCCACGTGGTCTTCGCGTTTCTCGGGGACGCCTCTTTTGCGATGGCGTGCGGCATCGGAATCATGTATCTCATCCAGGAGAGGAACGTAAAGTCAAAACACCTGAGCATGCTCTTCCAGAAACTGCCGAGCCTCCAGACACTGGACGAGATCAACTATCACCTCGTCACTCTGGGGTTCCCCCTTCTGACGCTCTCCATGATAACAGGAGTTATCTGGGCCAATTCAGCGTGGGGGACCTACTGGAGATGGGACCCCAAGGAAGTGTGGTCTTTGATAACATGGCTTGTCTACGCGTTGGTGCTTCATCTCAGGCTTACCTCCGGGTGGCGCGGCAAGAAGGCCGCCATTCTCTCGATTATAGGGTTTGCCATAGTTATATTCGCATTTTTCGGTGTATCAATTATCCTGAAAGGACGTCACGTTTTTATGTAG